Proteins from a single region of Zonotrichia leucophrys gambelii isolate GWCS_2022_RI chromosome 17, RI_Zleu_2.0, whole genome shotgun sequence:
- the SH2D3C gene encoding SH2 domain-containing protein 3C isoform X4 yields MTERCSLWSALSAAACCFYRGSFMQVQFSKEKYILDSSPEKLHKELEEELKLSSTDLRSHAWYHGRIPREVSESLVQRNGDFLIRDSLTSLGDYVLTCRWRNEPLHFKINKVTVKSSDGHSHVQYLFEQESFDHVPALVRFYVGNRKAISEQSGAIIYCPINRTFPLRYLEASYGLANGKHGGAHSPSSQKGHIKRRSITMTDGLTADKITRAEGCPTSVSLPHHRDIIRNCAVSVDQIQDLHSPMSPISENPASPAYSTVTRLKPHACQASGITPASPVIRRSSEPQLCHGNSSKPLADPAHSSHSTPCHGYARASPSPSVSSYSDPDTGHYCQLHPSSPLSRDRPAHDTRQPPAKSYVERLKVEEGQRGTVENSSGEAEAGQRLKAELDFKGFVPPTMETTSSFNPAAFQSLLIPLDNKPLEMTVLKKVKELLAEVDVKTLAKHITKVDCLVARILGVTVEMQRLMGVSSGMELLTLPHGHQLRLDLLERFHTMSIMIAVDILGCTGSTEERAALLHKTIQLAAELKSTMGNMFSFAAVMSALEMTQIARLEQTWMVLRQRHTEGAILYEKKLKPFLKSLNEGKEGPPLTNTTFPHIIPLVTLLERDEALTESPEPWEATDSGVEVVMAHLEAARMVAHHGGLYHTNAEVKLQGFQGKAELLEVFSTEFQLRLLWGSRGAESSQAERYEKFDKVLTALSHKLEPAVRFSEL; encoded by the exons ATGACGGAGCGGTGCAGCCTGTGGAGCGCCCTGTCCGCGGCCGCCTGCTGCTTCTACCGCGGCTCCTTCATGCAGGTGCAG TTCTCCAAGGAGAAATACATCCTTGACTCATCTCCAGAAAAGCTTCACAAGGAGCTGGAAGAGGAGCTGAAGCTGAGCAGCACCGACCTGCGTAGCCATGCTTGGTACCACGGCCGCATCCCCCGGGAG GTGTCCGAGAGCCTTGTGCAGAGGAACGGTGACTTCCTGATCCGCGACTCGCTCACCAGCCTGGGTGACTACGTGCTGACGTGCCGCTGGCGCAACGAGCCGCTGCACTTCAAGATCAACAAGGTGACGGTCAAGTCCAGCGATGGCCACAGCCACGTCCAGTACCTCTTTGAGCAGGAGAGCTTCGACCACGTGCCTGCCCTGGTGCGCTTCTACGTGGGGAACCGCAAGGCCATCTCGGAGCAGAGCGGCGCCATCATCTACTGCCCCATCAACCGCACCTTCCCCCTGCGCTACCTGGAGGCCAGCTACGGGCTGGCCAACGGCAAGCACGGGGGagcccacagcccctccagccaGAAAGGGCACATCAAGAGGAGGAGCATCACCATGACAGACGGGCTGACCGCAGACAAGAtcaccagggctgagggctgccCAACCAG cgtGTCCCTGCCCCACCACAGAGACATCATCCGCAACTGTGCTGTCAGCGTGGACCAGATCCAAGACCTGCactcccccatgtcccccatctCTGAGAACCCAGCATCACCTGCCTACAGCACAG TCACACGGCTAAAGCCACATGCCTGCCAAGCATCTGGAATCACCCCAGCCTCCCCGGTCATAAGAAGGTCCAGcgagccccagctgtgccatgggaaCAGCAGCAAACCTCTCGCAgaccctgcccacagctcccactCCACTCCCTGCCACGGGTACGCCCGagcctccccctctccctcGGTGAGCAGCTACAGCGACCCGGACACGGGGCACTACTGCCAGCTGCACCCCAGCTCgcccctcagcagggacaggccagcCCACGACACCAGGCAGCCGCCAGCAAAGAGCTACGTGGAGAGGCTAAAGGTGGAGGAAGGACAGAGAGGGACTGTGGAGAACAGCTCTGGGGAagcagaggcagggcagaggctgaaagcagagctggaCTTCAAGGGCTTTGTGCCCCCCACCATGGAAACAACCTCCTCCTTCAACCCTGCTGCCTTCCAGTCCCTGCTCATCCCCCTAGATAACAAACCTCTGGAGATGACTGTGCTAAAGAAGGTcaaagagctgctggcagaagTGGACGTGAAGACACTGGCCAAACACATCACCAAAGTGGATTGCCTG GTGGCCCGGATATTGGGTGTGACAGTGGAGATGCAGCGGCTCATGGGGGTGAGCTCTGGCATGGAGCTGCTCACCCTTCCCCACGGCCACCAGCTCCGCCTGGACCTGCTGGAACG GTTTCACACCATGTCCATCATGATCGCTGTGgacatcctgggctgcacaggcagcacGGAGGagagggcagccctgctccacaAAACCATCCAGCTGGCTGCCGAGCTGAAGAGCACCATGGGGAACATGTTCAGCTTTGCAGCTGTAATGAGCGCCCTGGAAATGACACAG ATTGCCCGGCTGGAGCAGACCTGGATGGTGCTGAGGCAGCGGCACACCGAGGGTGCAATCCTCTATGAGAAGAAGCTTAAGCCATTCCTGAAGAGCCTGAATGAAGGGAAAG AAGGACCACCACTGACCAACACCACCTTTCCCCACATCATACCCCTCGTGACCCTGCTGGAGCGGGATGAGGCTCTCACAGAAAGCCCCGAGCCCTGGGAGGCCACTGACAGCGGCGTGGAGGTGGTCATGGCCCACCTGGAGGCAGCACGGATGGTGGCCCACCATGGTGGCCTCTACCACACCAACGCCGAGGTGAAGCTGCAGG GTTTCCAGGGCAAAGCGGAGCTGCTGGAAGTGTTCAGCACCGAGTTCCAGCTGcggctgctgtggggcagccgtggggctgagagcagccaggctgagcgCTACGAGAAGTTCGACAAGGTGCTCACTGCCTTGTCCCACAagctggagccagcagtgcGCTTCAGCGAGCTGTGA
- the SH2D3C gene encoding SH2 domain-containing protein 3C isoform X3 has translation MTALGRRFPTLGQGSHHDGLESGSEYVKFSKEKYILDSSPEKLHKELEEELKLSSTDLRSHAWYHGRIPREVSESLVQRNGDFLIRDSLTSLGDYVLTCRWRNEPLHFKINKVTVKSSDGHSHVQYLFEQESFDHVPALVRFYVGNRKAISEQSGAIIYCPINRTFPLRYLEASYGLANGKHGGAHSPSSQKGHIKRRSITMTDGLTADKITRAEGCPTSVSLPHHRDIIRNCAVSVDQIQDLHSPMSPISENPASPAYSTVTRLKPHACQASGITPASPVIRRSSEPQLCHGNSSKPLADPAHSSHSTPCHGYARASPSPSVSSYSDPDTGHYCQLHPSSPLSRDRPAHDTRQPPAKSYVERLKVEEGQRGTVENSSGEAEAGQRLKAELDFKGFVPPTMETTSSFNPAAFQSLLIPLDNKPLEMTVLKKVKELLAEVDVKTLAKHITKVDCLVARILGVTVEMQRLMGVSSGMELLTLPHGHQLRLDLLERFHTMSIMIAVDILGCTGSTEERAALLHKTIQLAAELKSTMGNMFSFAAVMSALEMTQIARLEQTWMVLRQRHTEGAILYEKKLKPFLKSLNEGKEGPPLTNTTFPHIIPLVTLLERDEALTESPEPWEATDSGVEVVMAHLEAARMVAHHGGLYHTNAEVKLQGFQGKAELLEVFSTEFQLRLLWGSRGAESSQAERYEKFDKVLTALSHKLEPAVRFSEL, from the exons ATGACAGCGCTGGGCAGGAGGTTTCCcaccctgggacagggcag CCACCACGATGGCCTGGAGTCTGGCAGTGAATACGTGAAG TTCTCCAAGGAGAAATACATCCTTGACTCATCTCCAGAAAAGCTTCACAAGGAGCTGGAAGAGGAGCTGAAGCTGAGCAGCACCGACCTGCGTAGCCATGCTTGGTACCACGGCCGCATCCCCCGGGAG GTGTCCGAGAGCCTTGTGCAGAGGAACGGTGACTTCCTGATCCGCGACTCGCTCACCAGCCTGGGTGACTACGTGCTGACGTGCCGCTGGCGCAACGAGCCGCTGCACTTCAAGATCAACAAGGTGACGGTCAAGTCCAGCGATGGCCACAGCCACGTCCAGTACCTCTTTGAGCAGGAGAGCTTCGACCACGTGCCTGCCCTGGTGCGCTTCTACGTGGGGAACCGCAAGGCCATCTCGGAGCAGAGCGGCGCCATCATCTACTGCCCCATCAACCGCACCTTCCCCCTGCGCTACCTGGAGGCCAGCTACGGGCTGGCCAACGGCAAGCACGGGGGagcccacagcccctccagccaGAAAGGGCACATCAAGAGGAGGAGCATCACCATGACAGACGGGCTGACCGCAGACAAGAtcaccagggctgagggctgccCAACCAG cgtGTCCCTGCCCCACCACAGAGACATCATCCGCAACTGTGCTGTCAGCGTGGACCAGATCCAAGACCTGCactcccccatgtcccccatctCTGAGAACCCAGCATCACCTGCCTACAGCACAG TCACACGGCTAAAGCCACATGCCTGCCAAGCATCTGGAATCACCCCAGCCTCCCCGGTCATAAGAAGGTCCAGcgagccccagctgtgccatgggaaCAGCAGCAAACCTCTCGCAgaccctgcccacagctcccactCCACTCCCTGCCACGGGTACGCCCGagcctccccctctccctcGGTGAGCAGCTACAGCGACCCGGACACGGGGCACTACTGCCAGCTGCACCCCAGCTCgcccctcagcagggacaggccagcCCACGACACCAGGCAGCCGCCAGCAAAGAGCTACGTGGAGAGGCTAAAGGTGGAGGAAGGACAGAGAGGGACTGTGGAGAACAGCTCTGGGGAagcagaggcagggcagaggctgaaagcagagctggaCTTCAAGGGCTTTGTGCCCCCCACCATGGAAACAACCTCCTCCTTCAACCCTGCTGCCTTCCAGTCCCTGCTCATCCCCCTAGATAACAAACCTCTGGAGATGACTGTGCTAAAGAAGGTcaaagagctgctggcagaagTGGACGTGAAGACACTGGCCAAACACATCACCAAAGTGGATTGCCTG GTGGCCCGGATATTGGGTGTGACAGTGGAGATGCAGCGGCTCATGGGGGTGAGCTCTGGCATGGAGCTGCTCACCCTTCCCCACGGCCACCAGCTCCGCCTGGACCTGCTGGAACG GTTTCACACCATGTCCATCATGATCGCTGTGgacatcctgggctgcacaggcagcacGGAGGagagggcagccctgctccacaAAACCATCCAGCTGGCTGCCGAGCTGAAGAGCACCATGGGGAACATGTTCAGCTTTGCAGCTGTAATGAGCGCCCTGGAAATGACACAG ATTGCCCGGCTGGAGCAGACCTGGATGGTGCTGAGGCAGCGGCACACCGAGGGTGCAATCCTCTATGAGAAGAAGCTTAAGCCATTCCTGAAGAGCCTGAATGAAGGGAAAG AAGGACCACCACTGACCAACACCACCTTTCCCCACATCATACCCCTCGTGACCCTGCTGGAGCGGGATGAGGCTCTCACAGAAAGCCCCGAGCCCTGGGAGGCCACTGACAGCGGCGTGGAGGTGGTCATGGCCCACCTGGAGGCAGCACGGATGGTGGCCCACCATGGTGGCCTCTACCACACCAACGCCGAGGTGAAGCTGCAGG GTTTCCAGGGCAAAGCGGAGCTGCTGGAAGTGTTCAGCACCGAGTTCCAGCTGcggctgctgtggggcagccgtggggctgagagcagccaggctgagcgCTACGAGAAGTTCGACAAGGTGCTCACTGCCTTGTCCCACAagctggagccagcagtgcGCTTCAGCGAGCTGTGA